A genomic stretch from Salarias fasciatus chromosome 18, fSalaFa1.1, whole genome shotgun sequence includes:
- the LOC115405070 gene encoding E3 ubiquitin/ISG15 ligase TRIM25-like isoform X1 — translation MASPAVSVEQLCCPVCLEVLREPVTVPCGHSYCLRCIQGFWDSPKQRGRYSCPQCRQLFSPRPALSRNTVLGELVETLQRGRTVPVPPPTRPLPRPQGVGCSVCSPGGSRALKSCLVCLRSYCGPHLRVHEERFRRDPHKLIPASDHLREKLCPEHGKLLRLYCLTHQQCVCSQCAREGHRGHHTVTVDDQRATQQKRLEDSSSESLQRLKEAERELKYMIRLVKHSTEAAIDESERIFSKMIRSIEKEGRELKDLLRAEERLAVREAEDVLDKVQREIAALQRTDAELQKLSATDDHVYFIQKSKSLRFPAKTVEIPNTEELPYVMYKSLRGALTDLKNSLKETFQQEFSRISKKETSLKEGSKPRASENTKEPVNPDTTTQPSISHTAAEDLNALYDLEPQTRADLLQYYNNIALDPNTANPYLWLAEGSQAVTTLSEAQPYPDHPDRFGSWAQVLCRAGMAGRCYWEVEWEGRVSICVCYKSMSRKGRGDDSKMGHNAKSWSLDCSDTLCTFHHDRHSVRVPAACWRRIGVFLDFRAGTLSFYNVSDPMLQLHKVQTSFSQPLYPGFWVGLGSSLRLRWMRAPE, via the exons ATGGCCTCCCCCGCCgtctccgtggagcagctgtgcTGCCCGGTGTGCCTGGAGGTCCTGAGGGAGCCGGTCACCGTCCCCTGCGGACACAGCTACTGCCTGCGCTGCATCCAGGGCTTCTGGGACAGCCCCAAGCAGAGGGGGCGCTACAGCTGCCCCCAGTGCCGGCAGCTGTTCAGCCCCAGACCCGCGCTGAGCCGCAACACGGTCCtgggggagctggtggagacgcTTCAGAGGGGCAGGACGGTCCCGGTCCCACCCCCGACCCGGCCCCTGCCCCGGCCCCAGGGAGTCGGCTGCAGCGTCTGCTCGCCCGGGGGCAGCAGGGCCCTGAAGTCCTGCCTGGTGTGCCTGCGCTCCTACTGCGGGCCCCACCTGAGGGTCCACGAGGAGCGCTTCCGCCGAGACCCCCACAAGCTGATCCCGGCCTCGGACCACCTGCGGGAGAAGCTGTGCCCGGAGCACGGGAAGCTGCTGCGCCTCTACTGCCTCACgcaccagcagtgtgtgtgctcgcAGTGTGCGAGGGAAGGCCACCGGGGCCACCACACCGTCACCGTGGACGACCAGAGGGCCACGCAACAG AAAAGACTGGAGGATTCGTCTTCCGAGTCTTTGCAGAGGCTGAAGGAGGCGGAGAGGGAGCTGAAATACATGATCAGATTGGTGAAG CACTCCACGGAGGCCGCCATCGACGAGAGCGAGAGGATCTTCTCCAAGATGATCCGGTCCATCGAGAAGGAGGGCCGGGAGCTGAAGGACCTGCTCCGAGCCGAGGAGAGGCTGGCCGTCAGGGAGGCCGAGGACGTGCTGGACAAGGTCCAGCGGGAGATCGCAGCGCTCCAGAGGACGGACGCAGAGCTGCAGAAGCTGTCGGCCACCGACGACCACGTCTACTTCATCCAG AAAAGCAAATCCCTTCGTTTTCCTGCCAAGACAGTGGAGATCCCCAACACGGAGGAGCTCCCCTATGTGATGTATAAGAGCCTGCGAGGGGCTCTGACTGACCTGAAGAACAGTCTGAAGGAGACATTTCAGCAAGAATTCAGCAGAATATCTAAGAAGG AAACTTCACTGAAGGAAGGCAGCAAACCGAGAGCCTCGGAAAACACTAAAG AACCTGTTAACCCTGACACAACCACACAGCCCAGCATCTCACACACGg cagcagaagacctGAACGCACTTTACGACCTGGAGCCACAGACCAGAGCGGATTTACTCCAAT ATTACAACAACATCGCGCTGGACCCCAACACGGCCAACCCGTACCTGTGGCTGGCCGAGGGCAGCCAGGCGGTGACCACGCTGTCGGAGGCTCAGCCCTACCCGGACCACCCGGACCGCTTCGGCAGCTGGGCCCAGGTGCTGTGCCGGGCCGGCATGGCGGGCCGCtgctactgggaggtggagtgggAGGGACGCGTCTCCATCTGCGTCTGCTACAAGAGCATGAGCCGGAAGGGGCGGGGCGACGACAGCAAGATGGGCCACAACGCCAAGTCCTGGAGCCTGGACTGCTCGGACACGCTGTGCACGTTTCACCACGACCGGCACAGCGTCAGAGTCCCGGCCGCCTGCTGGCGCAGGATCGGGGTCTTCCTGGACTTCCGGGCCGGGACCCTGTCCTTCTACAACGTGTCGGACCCCATGCTGCAGCTGCATAAGGTCCAGACCTCCTTCAGCCAGCCGCTCTACCCGGGGTTCTGGGTGGGGCTGGGCTCCAGTCTGCGGCTCCGCTGGATGAGAGCGCCAGAATGA
- the eef1da gene encoding eukaryotic translation elongation factor 1 delta a (guanine nucleotide exchange protein) isoform X2, protein MSGLQCLASENIWFDKHRYDEAERRFYEGANGPAPQHQSSSHGGDQELVSRMKTLELENQTLHKVVQDMRAALQKLESRVAFLEKSPSAAAVPSSKAAPTQQVRVENGDDDEDDDDDMDLFGSDEDDEETARLKQERVDAYAAKKAKKPALIAKSSILLDVKPWDDETDMAKLEECVRSVQVDGLLWGASKLLPVGYGIKKLQINCVVEDDKVGTDLLEEEITKFEDYVQSVDVAAFNKI, encoded by the exons ATGAGCGGACTGCAGTGCCTCGCCTCCGAGAACATCTGGTTCGACAAGCACCGCTACGACGAGGCGGAGAGACGCTTCTACGAGGGCGCCaatggccccgccccccagcaCCAG TCGTCCTCACATGGAGGAGATCAGGAGCTGGTGTCCCGCATGAAGACCCTGGAGCTGGAGAACCAAACCCTACAcaaag tggTGCAGGACATGAGGGCGGCGCTGcagaagctggagtccagagtGGCCTTCCTGGAGAAAtctccctcagcagcagccgtccCCTCTTCTAAG GCTGCTCCGACCCAGCAGGTGAGGGTGGAGAACGGCGACGACGACGAGGATGACGACGATGACATGGACCTGTTCGGCAGTGACGAGGACGACGAAGAGACGGCGCGCCTCAAGCAGGAGCGTGTGGACGCGTACGCAGCCAAGAAGGCCAAGAAGCCCGCCCTCATCGCCAAGTCGTCGATCCTGCTGGACGTTAAGCCC TGGGACGACGAGACGGACATGGCCAAGCTGGAGGAGTGCGTGCGCTCGGTGCAGGTGGACGGGCTCCTGTGGGGGGCGTCCAAGCTGCTGCCCGTCGGCTACGGCATCAAGAAGCTGCAGATCAACTGCGTGGTGGAGGACGACAAAGTGGGCACagacctcctggaggaggagatcacCAAGTTTGAGGACTAC GTCCAGAGCGTGGACGTCGCCGCCTTCAATAAGATCTGA
- the LOC115405074 gene encoding protein THEM6-like, with the protein MWWLLWLLAVLLVLFTCLDVWYFLRVGAVFLRSWFQPPVWDVTAEQVLTGRVTPRDIDMCHMNNARYLRECDMGRCSLFMRNGVFKALRALKASLVVGATTIHFRRALCIAEAYELRSRIVSWDDKAFYLEQRFVSTKDGLVCAIMYCKMNIVRSSPDQIMQHLCKRKVECPEFPEDLQHWLNFISASSQALRAESGLEEKNK; encoded by the exons ATGTGGTGGCTGCTGTGGCTGCTCGCcgtcctgctggttctgttcACCTGCCTGGACGTGTGGTACTTCCTGCGGGTGGGCGCGGTGTTCCTGCGGTCCTGGTTCCAGCCTCCGGTCTGGGACGTCACGGCGGAGCAGGTGCTGACGGGCCGGGTCACCCCGAGGGACATCGACATGTGCCACATGAACAACGCCCGCTACCTCCGAGAGTGCGACATGGGCCGCTGCTCCCTCTTCATGCGCAACGGGGTCTTCAAAGCGCTGCGGGCCCTCAAGGCCTCGCTGGTGGTGGGGGCCACCACCATCCATTTCCGCAGGGCCCTGTGCATCGCGGAGGCCTACGAGCTGCGGAGCCGCATCGTCAGCTGGGACGACAAAGCCTTTTACCTGGAGCAGAGATTTGTCTCGACGAAAGACGGCTTGGTGTGTGCGATCATGTACTGCAAGATGAATATCGTACGCTCCAGTCCGGACCAGATCATGCAGCACCTGTGCAAGAGAAAG GTGGAGTGTCCTGAGTTTCCAGAAGACCTCCAGCACTGGCTCAACTTCATCTCGGCCAGCAGCCAGGCTCTCCGTGCTGAGAGCGGACTCGAGGAGAAGAACAAATAG
- the ackr4a gene encoding atypical chemokine receptor 4: MDASEEEDYYYNENASYNFSYDDYPILCEKDDLRSFAGVFLPIIYALCLVVGLAGNALVVAVHAYHKRLKTLTDAFLSHLAVADLLLLFTLPFWAADAARGWMLGAAVCKIMSACYTVNFTCCMMLLACISLDRYLALVRVQREDSRGWLGKAFTRRHCWKVCLVVWTVALLLGLPDLLLTEVRWTSNRNMCLTIYPPSMARGGKATLEVVEVLLGFLLPFLVMAICYWKVGQTLKGLPSESRGKKWKALRVLLLVVGVFVVTQLPYNMLKVYRAMDSVYALVTHCGTSKVLDQAAQVTECLALTHCCLNPILYASLGSSFRQHMMKVAKKFGKKRRKRRRETAADAEVVEMSFNSHSASQDTNSFSI, translated from the coding sequence ATGGACgcctctgaggaggaggactACTACTACAATGAAAACGCCAGCTACAACTTCAGCTATGACGACTATCCCATCCTGTGCGAGAAAGACGACCTCCGTTCTTTCGCCGGCGTCTTCCTTCCTATCATATACGCTTTGTGTCTGGTGGTCGGACTAGCCGGAAATGCTTTGGTAGTGGCCGTGCACGCTTACCACAAACGCCTGAAGACCCTGACGGATGCCTTCCTCAGCCACCTGGCCGTGGCCGACCTGCTCCTGCTCTTCACGCTGCCGTTCTGGGCTGCAGACGCCGCCAGGGGCTGGATGCTGGGAGCAGCGGTCTGCAAAATCATGTCGGCCTGCTACACGGTGAACTTCACCTGTTGCATGATGCTGCTGGCGTGTATCAGTCTGGATAGATACCTGGCACTGGTCAGAGTGCAACGTGAAGACAGCAGGGGGTGGCTGGGGAAGGCCTTTACCCGGAGACACTGCTGGAAGGTGTGCTTAGTTGTTTGGACGGTAGCGCTCCTTCTTGGATTGCCCGATTTGTTACTTACAGAAGTGAGATGGACATCTAATAGGAACATGTGCCTCACTATCTATCCTCCCTCAATGGCTCGTGGTGGCAAAGCCACCCTGGAAGTGGTCGAGGTACTGCTGGGCTTCCTTCTTCCCTTCCTGGTCATGGCGATCTGTTATTGGAAGGTAGGTCAAACACTGAAGGGCCTTCCGTCCGAGAGCAGAGGGAAGAAGTGGAAAGCTCTGCGTGTTCTTCTGCTGGTAGTGGGCGTCTTCGTGGTCACTCAGCTGCCTTATAACATGCTGAAGGTCTACCGCGCAATGGATTCTGTCTACGCTTTAGTGACCCACTGTGGGACGAGCAAAGTGCTGGACCAGGCGGCTCAGGTGACCGAATGCCTGGCcctgactcactgctgcctcaACCCCATCCTCTACGCCTCCCTGGGCTCGTCTTTCAGGCAGCACATGATGAAAGTGGCCAAGAAGTTTGGAAAGAAGAGAAGGAAGCGGAGGAGAGAAACTGCTGCAGACGCAGAGGTGGTGGAGATGTCGTTTAACTCCCACAGTGCCTCCCAGGATACAAACTCCTTTTCAATATGA
- the LOC115405723 gene encoding transcription factor E2F5-like: MQLLAFFNTSEGDPRKFQMKLRSLSAPIHVKLLSTDSERQLHVVLPVPPVPPAPLSPPVPASASITDDSSQDSPWSSQQVALSDGDELPALSPSDVLLAVLENQQQKDLDSSELQPLLRLGAAAAQTDHEYAVALKNEFLSTDDADYSYNLDGREELFDLFNMQLLHY; this comes from the exons ATGCAGCTGCTGGCGTTCTTCAACACG TCGGAGGGCGATCCCAGGAAGTTCCAGATGAAGCTGCGCAGCCTGTCGGCTCCCATCCACGTCAAGCTGCTCAGCACCGACTCGGAGCGCCAGCTCCACGTGGTGCTGCCCGTCCCCCCGGTCCCGCCCGCCCCGCTCAGCCCACCCGTCCCCGCCTCCGCCTCCATCACCGACGACAGCAGCCAGGACTCCCCCTGGTCCTcgcagcaggtggcgctgtccgACGGCGACGAGCTGCCCGCGCTCTCGCCTTCCGATGTGCTGCTGG CCGTGctggagaaccagcagcagaaggaCCTGGACTCGTCCGAGCTGCAGCCCCTGCTGAGGCTCGGCGCGGCCGCAGCGCAGACGGACCACGAGTACG CTGTGGCGCTGAAGAATGAATTCTTGTCTACTGACG ATGCAGACTACAGCTACAACCTGGACGGCAGGGAGGAACTCTTCGACCTGTTTAACATGCAGCTCCTCCATTACTGA
- the eef1da gene encoding eukaryotic translation elongation factor 1 delta a (guanine nucleotide exchange protein) isoform X1 codes for MSGLQCLASENIWFDKHRYDEAERRFYEGANGPAPQHQARTGPHAAKGRPQKRQHRNSSSHGGDQELVSRMKTLELENQTLHKVVQDMRAALQKLESRVAFLEKSPSAAAVPSSKAAPTQQVRVENGDDDEDDDDDMDLFGSDEDDEETARLKQERVDAYAAKKAKKPALIAKSSILLDVKPWDDETDMAKLEECVRSVQVDGLLWGASKLLPVGYGIKKLQINCVVEDDKVGTDLLEEEITKFEDYVQSVDVAAFNKI; via the exons ATGAGCGGACTGCAGTGCCTCGCCTCCGAGAACATCTGGTTCGACAAGCACCGCTACGACGAGGCGGAGAGACGCTTCTACGAGGGCGCCaatggccccgccccccagcaCCAG GCGAGAACCGGTCCGCACGCCGCTAAAGGGCGCCCGCAGAAGCGGCAGCACAGAAAT TCGTCCTCACATGGAGGAGATCAGGAGCTGGTGTCCCGCATGAAGACCCTGGAGCTGGAGAACCAAACCCTACAcaaag tggTGCAGGACATGAGGGCGGCGCTGcagaagctggagtccagagtGGCCTTCCTGGAGAAAtctccctcagcagcagccgtccCCTCTTCTAAG GCTGCTCCGACCCAGCAGGTGAGGGTGGAGAACGGCGACGACGACGAGGATGACGACGATGACATGGACCTGTTCGGCAGTGACGAGGACGACGAAGAGACGGCGCGCCTCAAGCAGGAGCGTGTGGACGCGTACGCAGCCAAGAAGGCCAAGAAGCCCGCCCTCATCGCCAAGTCGTCGATCCTGCTGGACGTTAAGCCC TGGGACGACGAGACGGACATGGCCAAGCTGGAGGAGTGCGTGCGCTCGGTGCAGGTGGACGGGCTCCTGTGGGGGGCGTCCAAGCTGCTGCCCGTCGGCTACGGCATCAAGAAGCTGCAGATCAACTGCGTGGTGGAGGACGACAAAGTGGGCACagacctcctggaggaggagatcacCAAGTTTGAGGACTAC GTCCAGAGCGTGGACGTCGCCGCCTTCAATAAGATCTGA
- the LOC115405071 gene encoding tripartite motif-containing protein 29-like: MAQEAGVVLDRDHFNCSICLDTLRGPVTIPCGHSYCSGCIQNYWDQDDFLGVFVCPQCRQSFSPRPPLARNTVLADVVDRFKRTGLQEAAASDAGPALAQAGDVECDVCAGSKNKAVRSCLVCLASYCELHVQPHYESAAFKKHKLVAASRRLQDALCPRHDKLLEVYCRTDRRCICYLCLTDEHKGHDTVLAEEETQHKQRKLGDMKQSSQLRTQQLEKDAQELRQAIFSLMRSSRTVAEESDAIFTELIRSLELKRFEVRELISAQEKAAVGEAERLLEKVQKEIGELKRTEAELDELSRTEDPVQFLQNFQALHDPPPPSASPAVNSYQKLTFSPVITAVADFKALLQEVCQGGFVCIYERVRDVAIVDPQREEGQSDMALGGAGGAAEHSAAATASPPVGLDQSPVNPLNPFLSPAASAPTFAFQPLGFKLSSGSRQRHVQRRAHPRRK, translated from the exons ATGGCTCAGGAGGCCGGCGtggtcctggaccgggaccaCTTCAACTGCTCCATCTGCctggacacgctgcggggcccGGTGACCATCCCCTGCGGACACAGCTACTGCTCCGGCTGCATCCAGAACTACTGGGACCAGGACGACTTCCTGGGGGTGTTCGTGTGTCCGCAGTGCCGCCAGAGCTTCAGCCCGCGGCCGCCGCTCGCCAGGAACACGGTGCTGGCCGACGTGGTGGACCGCTTCAAGCGGACGGGGCTCCAGGAGGCCGCCGCCTCCGACGCCGGGCCCGCGCTGGCCCAGGCCGGCGACGTGGAGTGCGACGTGTGCGCCGGGAGCAAGAACAAGGCCGTGCGGTCGTGTCTGGTGTGCCTGGCCTCCTACTGCGAGCTGCACGTCCAGCCGCACTACGAGTCCGCCGCCTTCAAGAAGCACAAGCTGGTGGCGGCGTCCCGGCGGCTGCAGGACGCGCTGTGCCCGCGGCACgacaagctgctggaggtctACTGCCGCACCGACCGCCGCTGCATCTGCTACCTGTGTCTGACGGACGAGCACAAGGGCCACGACACGgtgctggcggaggaggagacgcaGCACAAACAG AGGAAGCTCGGCgacatgaagcagagctccCAGCTGAGGACCCAGCAGTTGGAGAAGGACGCCCAGGAGCTCAGACAGGCCATTTTCTCTCTCATG CGATCGTCTCGGACTGTGGCCGAGGAGAGCGACGCCATCTTCACCGAGCTGATCCGCTCCCTGGAGCTCAAGCGCTTCGAGGTGcgggagctgatcagcgcccaGGAGAAGGCGGCGGTCGGCGAGGCCGAGCGCCTGCTGGAGAAGGTCCAGAAGGAGATCGGCGAGCTGAAGAGGACGGAGGCCGAGCTGGACGAGCTGTCCCGCACTGAGGACCCCGTCCAGTTCCTGCAG AACTTTCAGGCTCTCCACGACCCTCCCCCGCCGTCGGCCTCGCCAGCGGTCAACTCCTACCAGAAGCTGACCTTCAGCCCGGTGATCACGGCCGTGGCGGACTTCAaggcgctgctgcaggaggtgtGCCAGGGAGGCTTCGTCTGCATCTACGAGAGAG TGAGGGACGTCGCCATCGTGGACCCTCAGCGGGAGGAGGGGCAGAGCGACATGGCGCTGGGCGGCGCCGGCGGGGCGGCCGAGCACAGCGCGGCGGCCACAG CGAGTCCTCCCGTCGGCCTGGACCAGAGCCCCGTCAACCCCCTCAACCCGTTCCTCAGCCCTGCAGCCAGCGCGCCCACCTTCGCCTTCCAGCCGTTAG GCTTCAAGCTGTCGTCGGGATCCAGACAGAGACACGTGCAGCGCCGTGCACACCCCCGCAGGAAGTGA
- the LOC115405070 gene encoding E3 ubiquitin/ISG15 ligase TRIM25-like isoform X2, whose amino-acid sequence MASPAVSVEQLCCPVCLEVLREPVTVPCGHSYCLRCIQGFWDSPKQRGRYSCPQCRQLFSPRPALSRNTVLGELVETLQRGRTVPVPPPTRPLPRPQGVGCSVCSPGGSRALKSCLVCLRSYCGPHLRVHEERFRRDPHKLIPASDHLREKLCPEHGKLLRLYCLTHQQCVCSQCAREGHRGHHTVTVDDQRATQQKRLEDSSSESLQRLKEAERELKYMIRLVKHSTEAAIDESERIFSKMIRSIEKEGRELKDLLRAEERLAVREAEDVLDKVQREIAALQRTDAELQKLSATDDHVYFIQKSKSLRFPAKTVEIPNTEELPYVMYKSLRGALTDLKNSLKETFQQEFSRISKKETSLKEGSKPRASENTKEPVNPDTTTQPSISHTAEDLNALYDLEPQTRADLLQYYNNIALDPNTANPYLWLAEGSQAVTTLSEAQPYPDHPDRFGSWAQVLCRAGMAGRCYWEVEWEGRVSICVCYKSMSRKGRGDDSKMGHNAKSWSLDCSDTLCTFHHDRHSVRVPAACWRRIGVFLDFRAGTLSFYNVSDPMLQLHKVQTSFSQPLYPGFWVGLGSSLRLRWMRAPE is encoded by the exons ATGGCCTCCCCCGCCgtctccgtggagcagctgtgcTGCCCGGTGTGCCTGGAGGTCCTGAGGGAGCCGGTCACCGTCCCCTGCGGACACAGCTACTGCCTGCGCTGCATCCAGGGCTTCTGGGACAGCCCCAAGCAGAGGGGGCGCTACAGCTGCCCCCAGTGCCGGCAGCTGTTCAGCCCCAGACCCGCGCTGAGCCGCAACACGGTCCtgggggagctggtggagacgcTTCAGAGGGGCAGGACGGTCCCGGTCCCACCCCCGACCCGGCCCCTGCCCCGGCCCCAGGGAGTCGGCTGCAGCGTCTGCTCGCCCGGGGGCAGCAGGGCCCTGAAGTCCTGCCTGGTGTGCCTGCGCTCCTACTGCGGGCCCCACCTGAGGGTCCACGAGGAGCGCTTCCGCCGAGACCCCCACAAGCTGATCCCGGCCTCGGACCACCTGCGGGAGAAGCTGTGCCCGGAGCACGGGAAGCTGCTGCGCCTCTACTGCCTCACgcaccagcagtgtgtgtgctcgcAGTGTGCGAGGGAAGGCCACCGGGGCCACCACACCGTCACCGTGGACGACCAGAGGGCCACGCAACAG AAAAGACTGGAGGATTCGTCTTCCGAGTCTTTGCAGAGGCTGAAGGAGGCGGAGAGGGAGCTGAAATACATGATCAGATTGGTGAAG CACTCCACGGAGGCCGCCATCGACGAGAGCGAGAGGATCTTCTCCAAGATGATCCGGTCCATCGAGAAGGAGGGCCGGGAGCTGAAGGACCTGCTCCGAGCCGAGGAGAGGCTGGCCGTCAGGGAGGCCGAGGACGTGCTGGACAAGGTCCAGCGGGAGATCGCAGCGCTCCAGAGGACGGACGCAGAGCTGCAGAAGCTGTCGGCCACCGACGACCACGTCTACTTCATCCAG AAAAGCAAATCCCTTCGTTTTCCTGCCAAGACAGTGGAGATCCCCAACACGGAGGAGCTCCCCTATGTGATGTATAAGAGCCTGCGAGGGGCTCTGACTGACCTGAAGAACAGTCTGAAGGAGACATTTCAGCAAGAATTCAGCAGAATATCTAAGAAGG AAACTTCACTGAAGGAAGGCAGCAAACCGAGAGCCTCGGAAAACACTAAAG AACCTGTTAACCCTGACACAACCACACAGCCCAGCATCTCACACACGg cagaagacctGAACGCACTTTACGACCTGGAGCCACAGACCAGAGCGGATTTACTCCAAT ATTACAACAACATCGCGCTGGACCCCAACACGGCCAACCCGTACCTGTGGCTGGCCGAGGGCAGCCAGGCGGTGACCACGCTGTCGGAGGCTCAGCCCTACCCGGACCACCCGGACCGCTTCGGCAGCTGGGCCCAGGTGCTGTGCCGGGCCGGCATGGCGGGCCGCtgctactgggaggtggagtgggAGGGACGCGTCTCCATCTGCGTCTGCTACAAGAGCATGAGCCGGAAGGGGCGGGGCGACGACAGCAAGATGGGCCACAACGCCAAGTCCTGGAGCCTGGACTGCTCGGACACGCTGTGCACGTTTCACCACGACCGGCACAGCGTCAGAGTCCCGGCCGCCTGCTGGCGCAGGATCGGGGTCTTCCTGGACTTCCGGGCCGGGACCCTGTCCTTCTACAACGTGTCGGACCCCATGCTGCAGCTGCATAAGGTCCAGACCTCCTTCAGCCAGCCGCTCTACCCGGGGTTCTGGGTGGGGCTGGGCTCCAGTCTGCGGCTCCGCTGGATGAGAGCGCCAGAATGA
- the LOC115405075 gene encoding protein THEM6-like produces MLLLVLLALLLLFCSLDVWYFLRGAQVFVQTLFQPRIWDILAEQSFDGMVLPHDLDYMGHMNNSRYLRECDFARFHHCMRNGLFMGSRKLGARMVVGASTIRYRRSLAFREAFEIRTKVVGWDDKAFYLEQRFVSKRDGFVSAVMLCRQNVVRSSPETLIEFICKKKIECPEFPEDLKHWISYISASSQALRAESGLEDKNK; encoded by the exons AtgttgctgctggtgctgctcgccctcctcctgctcttctgcAGCCTGGACGTGTGGTACTTCCTGCGGGGGGCCCAGGTCTTCGTGCAGACCCTGTTCCAGCCCAGGATATGGGACATCCTGGCCGAGCAGAGCTTCGACGGCATGGTGCTGCCCCACGACCTGGACTACATGGGCCACATGAATAACTCCCGCTACCTGCGGGAGTGTGACTTTGCCCGCTTCCACCATTGCATGAGAAACGGCCTGTTCATGGGCTCGCGCAAACTGGGCGCCAGGATGGTGGTGGGCGCCTCCACGATCCGCTACCGCCGCTCCCTGGCGTTCCGCGAGGCTTTCGAGATCCGGACAAAAGTGGTGGGCTGGGACGACAAGGCGTTTTACCTAGAGCAGCGCTTCGTGTCCAAGAGGGACGGCTTTGTGTCCGCCGTCATGCTCTGCAGGCAGAACGTGGTGCGCAGCAGCCCAGAGACCCTCATCGAGTTCATCTGCAAGAAAAAG ATTGAGTGCCCCGAGTTTCCTGAGGACCTCAAACACTGGATCAGCTACATTTCAGCCAGCAGCCAGGCTCTGAGAGCGGAGAGCGGACTGGAGGACAAGAACAAGTGA